The genomic interval CGTCGAGACCTGGCTGCGCCATCAGGGCAAGCTCGCCGAGGTGCCTCTGCGCGAGCGGGTCTGGCAGCAGCTCAGCGGCGACCCGGCCGGCGCCGTGGCCGCCCTGCGCACCGCGGGCGCGGTCCTCCTGCTCGTCCACGACCGCCCGACGACCTGGCTGGAGCTCGCCGCCCTCACCGACCTCAAGCTGGCCGAGGAACTGCCCACGGCCCTGGAGGCCGTGCTCGCCGCCCGGCTCGGCGAGCGGCACCCCGTCACCGTGCCCGGCCCCGCCGAGCTGGCCGTCTCCTCCGCCCTCCTCCGCGGCGCCGCCGAGCTCGCCGCGGGCCGGAGCGCCGCCCAGGTCTACGAATTCCTCCTCGGCCGGCACCTCGACGCCAACCCCCGGCAGTACACCCTGACCCCGGCCGGCCCCGCCGAGCTGATGGCGGCCCTCGCCCTCGGCCTCCCCCAGGGGGCCGCCCAGGACCCCGCGGACCGCCCGCGGCCGCACACCGTCCTCGACCCCGCGTGCGGCACCGGCGGCCTGCTGCACGCCGCCGTCACCACGGGCACCCCGGCCCCGGCCGGGTTCCACGGCCAGGAGGCCGACCCCGAGCTCGCCGCCCTCACAGCCCTCCGCCTCGCCTTGCACACCGACGGCCGGGTGCGGGTGCGCGCCGGTGACAGCCTGCGCGCCGACGCCTTCACGGACTCCGCGGCCGACGCCGTGCTGTGCCACCCCCCGTTCAACGAACGCAACTGGGGCCACGAGGAGCTGGCCTACGACCCGCGCTGGGAGTACGGCTTCCCCGCCCGCACCGAATCCGAGCTCGCCTGGGTCCAGCACGCCCTCGCCCGCCTGCGGCCCGGCGGCACCGCCGTCCTGCTGATGCCGCCGGCCGTCGCCTCCCGCCGCTCCGGCCGCCGGATCCGGGCCGACCTCCTGCGCCGCGGCGCCCTGCGCGCAGTGATCGCCCTGCCCGCCGGGGCCGCGCCGCCCTACGGCATCCCCCTCCACCTGTGGGTGCTGCGCCGGCCCGGTGCCCAGCAGTCACCCACCCCGCACGTCCTGCTCGTCGACACCGCGGGCGCCGGCGGCCCCGCCCCGGCGGGCCGCGAGAAGCTCCCCTGGCAGGCCGTCCGCACCGCCGCCCTAGAGGCCTGGGCGGACTTCGACCGGCACGGCACGGTCGCCGAGCGGCCCGGCCGGTGCCGCTCGCTGCCCGTCATCGACCTCCTCGACGACGACGTGGACCTCGCCCCGGCCCGGCACCTCCCGCCGCCCGCGGCCGGCGGAGGCGCCGCCGAGCTCGCCGACGTCCACGACCGGCTCACCCTCGCCCTGCGCCGGGCCGGCGACCTGGCCCCCGCCCTGCCCGGCGAGCCCGCCGACCCCGCCCGCTGGCCCGCCACCACCGTCGGCGAACTGGCCCGTGCCGGAGCCCTCGTGCTGCGCGCCGGCGGCCCCGGGGCCGTCCCCGAACCGGGCGCCGACGCCCCGCCCGTCCTCACCGACTACGACGTCAAGGCGGGCGGCGCCCCCTCCGGCACCCTCCCCGAGGGCCCGGCCGAGGAGCCCGTCCTCGTCGAGGCCGGCGACGTCGTGGTGCCGGTCCTCGGCGACGTCACCGCCGCCCGCGTGGTCGACGAGGCCACCGCCGGGGCCGCGCTCGGCCGCGGTCTGTTCCTCCTGCGGCCCGACCCGGCCGCGCTCGACGCCTGGTTCCTCGCCGGTTTCCTGCGGGGCAGCGCCAACCAGCGCCAGGCCAGCAGCTACGCCTCCACCGCCACCCGGCTCGACGTGCGCCGGCTCCAGGTGCCCCGGCTGCCCCTGGCCGACCAGCGGCGCTACGGCGCCCGCTTCCGCGAACTCGCCGCGTTCGAGGAGGCGCTGCGGCTCACCGAGCGGCTGGGCGAGCGCCTCGTCCAGGGGCTGTACGACGGGCTGACCGACGGCACGGTGCGGCCGGAGTGATCTGTTACACCGTCTGATCCGTACAACTGGGGCGGTGTTGTCCGGGTCGGTAGATAGGCTCAGGCACAACCGCACTCCAGGAGCAGGAATGAACGGCCCCGGCCTCGCACCGCCGCAGAACAGCCGACCCGGCAGATCGATGGTGATCGCCACCAGGGTGGTCGTCATCGTCCTCACGGTGTGCTCCGTCTGCATCCTGTGCTGGGTGCCGATGCTGAGGCTCGCCATCGTCCGCCGGCGGGGCCTGGACTGGGCGTTGTTCTGGGGAGTGCTCGTCCTCTCCGTCTTCCTGATGTCCTGCTTCCGGGAGTCGCTCGCCGGCACCCCCTGGCCCAATGTGGCGGTGGCCTCGCTGCTCGTGCTGGGCGGCGTCACCCTCACCACCTACATCCGGGGCGACATCAGGCACCAGCGGGAGCTCGACGCCCAGCTCGCGCCCGCCTTCCCGGCGGCCCCCGCCCCGGCCGGGGCGTACGACGCGTACGCGGGCGACGCCCAGCCGTACGGACAGCCGGGGCCGCCCCCGGCGCCCGGCTTCCGGGACGCCCGCCCCGTACACGCCGACCGGTCCTTCGCGGAGACCCAGCCCTTCCGGTCCCCGTTCCCCGCCCAGCTGTCCCACCCGCAGCCGCCCCGGCCCCGCCCGCCCCACGCCCAGCCGCCCCTGCCCCAGCAGGCCCACCTCCAGCAGACCCGGCCCCGGACGTCGCCCTTCCCGCCGTCGCATCCCCAGCCGTCGCATCCCCAGCCGCCGTACGCCCAGCCGCCGCACGCCCGGCAGGCGCCGCCGACCCCTTCGTACGGCTACATATCCCAGCCCTCGCCGGGCCCCACGCCGCAGCCTCAGATGCCGCCGGCTCCCGCACCCCCGGCTCCCACACCCCCGGCGCCCACGCCTCCGCCGTGGCAGGGCGTCCAGGCTGTCCAAGGTGTCCAGGGCGACCCGGTCGCCCAGGCCCCCGCCCAGCCGCAGGCGCCGGGCCGGCACCGCCGCCCCCAGGCCGCGACGCCGTACCAGCCGCAGCGCATCGACGAAGTTCGGGCGGAGCTGGACGAGTTGAGCGACCTGCTGCGCAGGGAGCCCCGGGACCGTAGGGAGCAGGGCCTGTGAACGGCCGCGTCATCGCCGGTCGCTACGAGCTCGCCACGGTCATCGGCCAGGGCGGCATGGGCCAGGTGTGGACCGCCTACGACCGCCGCCTCGACCGCCGCGTCGCCGTGAAGCTGCTGCGCCCCGACCGGATGGCCGGCACCGAGGGCGCCGACGAGATGCGCCGCCGCTTCGTCCGCGAGTGCCGGGTCACCGCCCAGGTCGACCACCGCGGCCTCGTCACCGTCCACGACGCGGGCAGCGACGGCGAGGAGCTCTACCTCGTCATGCAGTACGTGGAGGGCGCCGACCTCGCCGACCACCTCGCCGAGAACGACCCCTACCCCTGGCCCTGGGCCGTCTCCGTGGCGGCGCAGCTGTGCTCCGTGCTGTCCGCCGTGCACGCCGTGCCGATCGTCCACCGCGACCTCAAGCCACGGAACGTCATGGTCCGCCCGGACGGCTCCGTGCTCGTCCTCGACCTCGGTGTCGCCGCCGTCCTGGACACCGACACCACCCGGCTCACCCGCACCGGTTCGCCCATCGGCAGTCCCGCCTACATGGCGCCCGAGCAGGCCATGGGCGGCGCGGTCGGCCCGTACACCGACCTCTACGCCCTGGGCGTGCTGCTCCACGAACTGCTGGTCGGCGAGGTGCCGTTCGCCGGCTCGACGGCGCTGGGCGTGCTCCACCGCCACCTCTACGAGCCGCCCGTCCCGGTCCGCCAGCTGCGGCCCGAGGTGCCCCGGCCCCTGGAGGAGCTCGTCCTGCGGCTGATGGCCAAGGACCCGCTCCACCGCTTCGCCGACGCCCAGGAGGCGTACCAGGCGCTCGCGCCCCTGCTGCCGCTCCCCGGCACGGCCACGGGCAACGCCGCCGGGCCGGTCCTGGGGCCCATGAACCCCACGCGCCCCTTCCTTCTGCCGCACGCCCCCTGGCCCGACCGGGCCGCCACCGCGGCGCAGCCCGCCCCGGTCCCCGCGACGGCGCTGCTCGGCCCGCCGCCGGAGGCCCCCAGCGGTCCCGACGTGGCCGAAGCGGTGGAAGAGGTCAAGCGCCTCCTCGACCAGGGCGGCATCACCCAGGCCGTGGACCTCCTCGGCTCGATCCTCCCCGCGGCCGCCGCCGAGCACGGCGAGCGGTCCACGGTGGTGCGCACCCTCCGCAGGCAGTACGCGGCCACGCTGATGGACGACGGCCAGTACCGGCGCGCGCTGCCCGAACTGCGCCGCCTCGCCGACGACTACGCCATGGAGAGCGGCCCGCAGGCCGCCCGCCGGGTGCTTCGCTTCCAGTACGACGCCGCGCAGTGCCTGGAGCAGCTCGGGGAGGCGGTCGCGGCGCTCGCCGAGTACCGCGCCCTGCTCCCGCGCTTCGAGGGCTACCCGGACGACCCCACCACCCCCCTGGACATCCGCCGTCGCATAGGCCATCTGCTGCTGTCCCTCGGCGACCGGCAGGCCGCCCACGACACGCTCGTCGCGCTGCTCCACGACGCCGAGCGGCTGCACGGCCCGCACCACCCCCTGCCCGCCGAGGTCCGGCACACCCTCCAGTGGCTCGGCCAGGTGCGGGCCTGAGGAGTCGGCCGCCGGCCCGCTCCGGGCCCGCCGCCGGGAGCCTCCGGGCCTGCCCGGCTGGTGCGCTGACGGTCCGTCGGCGGATCCGCGCGTCTCCGCGAATCGCGAATCGTTGGTCGAATCGGTGGCCCGCGTCACACCGACTCCCTAACATCGAGGGACCGTCGCACGATCTTTGCCGGGAGGCTTCATGATCCGCCGAAGGACCGCGCTCTCCGTCTCCGCCGTCGCCCTGCTGGCCGCGGCACCGGCCCTCACCGCCTGCGGATCCACCGCCCATCCGGGTGCCGCGGCCGTCGTGGGCAAGGACCGGATCACCGTCGCCCAGCTCCAGGCGCGGGTGGCGGAGGTCCGGGAGGCGCAGCGGTCCTCCCCGCAGGGGCAGCAGGCGGCGGCCAACAGCGCCCGGCTCGGCCAGGACACCCTCGTGCGGCTCATCCAGTACCGCATCGTCGAGAAGGCCGGCAAGGACAACGACATCACCGTCTCCCGCCGCGAGCTCCAGGAGCAGCGCGCCCAGGTCGAGCGCTCCAACGGCGGGGCCGAGGCGGTGCGCGACAGGTTCCTCGCGCTCGGGATCGCCCCGGACCAGATCGAGCGGGCCCTGACCGTGGAGCTCGTCCGCTCCAAGCTCGACGCCCGGTTCGGCACCGAGCGGACCAACCAGCTCCTGATGCGCACCTCCGACGCCCTGAACGTCGACGTCAACCCCCGCTACGGCACCTGGGACTCCAAGCGCGGCACGGCGCAGCCCGCCAAGGAGCCCTGGCTGCGCGCCGCCGCGCCCGTCGCGGAGCGCCCGGCCTGAGCCACGGTGCCGGCGCCCGGGCCCGGGCACCGGCACCTCAGGCCCGGAAAGCCGCCCCCGATCCGGCACGTCTGGGCCCTCGCCCCCCGCGTCGCCTAGGCTCGGCCGTGTGAACGAGTCCGTACCTGGCCGCATCGTCCTGCTCACCACCAGCCACCGGGTCGCCCCGGGCCTGCTGTCCTGGCCCGCCTGGCAGGCGCTGCGCGCCGCCGACCGGGTGCTGTGCGGCGACCCCGGCCACCCGCAGCTGCCCTATCTGCGCGAGGCCGGGATCGAGGTGGAGCAGGGCTCGGCCACCGCCCGCGAGCTGGTCGACTACTGCCTGACCGGCCGCGGCGCGGTCGTGCTCACCTCCGCCGAGGGCGAGTCGGCCCTCACCGACGGGCTGGCCCGGCTGGCCGGCTCCGGCCGGGAGGCGATGCCCTCCCTGGAGCTGCTCCCCGGCTCGTACGACCTGCCCGGCGCCCGGCTGCTGGACCTCGTCCAGGTGATGGACCGGATCCGCCGCGCCTGCCCGTGGAGCGGTATCCGCACCCACGAGGACCTGGCGAAGTACGGCCTGGAAGAGATGTACGAGATGCTGGAGGCCATCGAGACCGGGGACCGGGAGGCGCTGCGCGAGGAGCTCGGCGACGTCCTGCTCCAGGTCGTCTTCCACGCCCGGATCGCCCAGGACGACCCGGACGAGCCCTTCGCGATCGACGACGTGGCGGGCACGATCGTCGACAAGCTCATCCACCGCCACCCGCACGTCTTCGGCGAGGAGACCGCCGGGACCCCGGAGGAGGTCAAGGCGCACTGGCTGCGCGCCAAGGCGGAGGAGAAGGGCCGGGTCTCGGTGACCGAGGGCGTCCCGCTGGGTCAGCCGGCGCTCGCCCTCGCGGCGAAGCTGGCCTCCCGGGCCCGTACGGAGGGACTGGACGTCGCCCTTCCGGCCGGGTCCGGCATCGGCTACGAGCTGCTGGCCCTGGCGGCGCGGGCCGAGGCGTCCGGCGTCGAGCCGGAGACCGCGCTGCGCGCCGCCGCGCGCGCCTACCGCGACGCGATCGTGGCCGCGGAGTCGGCGCGGGGCGGCGCCGCCGGCTGAGGTCAGGCGGTCCCGGCCGCGGCCGCCGTCAGCTTCTCGGCGGCCTTGGCGAGGCCCTTGGTGAAGGCCTCCTTGCCGCGGTCGCCGTTGGCACCCCAGTTGTTGCGGACCGTCGTGACGGCACCGCGGCTGCGCACCGTGCCGAAGTCGAAGTCCATGGCGTACTCGCCGACGAGGATGGTGACCGTGTAGCCGAGCGAGTCGTCGCCGGCCTTCGCCACGTCGAGCCCCTTCACCGTGACCGTGGCCTTCTTGCCCTTCATGGTGGCGCTGAAGGAGGAACAGTTCCCGACGGCCGTGCGCAGCGCGGCCATGGCCTTCCCGGCCTGCTCGCGGGTGTAGCCGCTGACGTCCTGGCTGATGTTGGTCTCGTCGCCCTGCTTGACGAAGACCTGCTGGAGGTTGGCCTTGTAGTCCGCTTCCAGGCGGCCGGAATTGATGACGGTCACCAGGGGCGCGCACTGGGCGCGGGCCTTCTCCAGCATCTCGTCGGTGGCGCCCATGGTCTTGTCGATGACGGCGTTCTCCTCCAGCTTCCAGCCGGCCGGCAGGTCCGTGGCGCCGATGAGGGCGTCCTTCGCGCGGGCGGGGGTGAGAGGGGCCGGGGCGCTGCTCGGCTTCGCCTTGTTCCCGGGGCTCGACGTGGAGCCGGAGCCGGAGCCGGAACCGCTGCCGGAGCCGCCGTCGCAGGCGGTGGCCAGCAGCAGCGTCGAGGCGGCCAGGGTGGCGACCGCGAACCGGCGGGGGTGAACGTGCACGGTTGTTCCTTAGTGAAACGGATCCGCGGCCGGCCGGAGCGGCCTGGGCGGCAAGATCATCAAATGACCCGAATGTCGAACGTAAGTATGACTTCGGGGTCGGCCCACCCCCGCTCGGGCACCCGTTCGGCCTAGGTACCGACTTGTCCGGGCGGCCTCCGGGTACCCGAGTCCCATGCGCATCGAGTACTCAGTCCTCGCCGCCCCGCACTGGGCGGGGGGCATCATCCAGTTCATCGTCGGCATCGTCGTGGTCGCGCTGCTGATCGTCGCCGTCGTCAAGGGCTTCCGGAAGCGGGACCAGGAGCCCCCGCCGACCTCCGCGCCGCAGCGCCGGATGGGCGCCTGGCAGACGCGGCAGGAGCACGAGACCGGGCCGACGTCGCCCGACCACGGGCCCGGGCACAACGACGAAGAGGGCACGGTCGGCTATGTCACCGAGCACCGCGAGTCGCACGAGCTGCATCCGGAGGCGGAGGGGGAGCGGGTGCTCCCGCACGAGGTGCAGAACCCGGGCAGCCACCCGGAGGAGCTGTCGGAGGAGCGCAAGAAGTGGAACCCGGGCAGCAGCGGCGGCTTCGGCAGCGGCGGGCCCGGCCACCACTGAGGCCGCCGGGTGCGCCGCCGGCGTGCCGCCGCG from Streptomyces albireticuli carries:
- a CDS encoding nucleoside triphosphate pyrophosphohydrolase, with protein sequence MNESVPGRIVLLTTSHRVAPGLLSWPAWQALRAADRVLCGDPGHPQLPYLREAGIEVEQGSATARELVDYCLTGRGAVVLTSAEGESALTDGLARLAGSGREAMPSLELLPGSYDLPGARLLDLVQVMDRIRRACPWSGIRTHEDLAKYGLEEMYEMLEAIETGDREALREELGDVLLQVVFHARIAQDDPDEPFAIDDVAGTIVDKLIHRHPHVFGEETAGTPEEVKAHWLRAKAEEKGRVSVTEGVPLGQPALALAAKLASRARTEGLDVALPAGSGIGYELLALAARAEASGVEPETALRAAARAYRDAIVAAESARGGAAG
- a CDS encoding serine/threonine-protein kinase, encoding MNGRVIAGRYELATVIGQGGMGQVWTAYDRRLDRRVAVKLLRPDRMAGTEGADEMRRRFVRECRVTAQVDHRGLVTVHDAGSDGEELYLVMQYVEGADLADHLAENDPYPWPWAVSVAAQLCSVLSAVHAVPIVHRDLKPRNVMVRPDGSVLVLDLGVAAVLDTDTTRLTRTGSPIGSPAYMAPEQAMGGAVGPYTDLYALGVLLHELLVGEVPFAGSTALGVLHRHLYEPPVPVRQLRPEVPRPLEELVLRLMAKDPLHRFADAQEAYQALAPLLPLPGTATGNAAGPVLGPMNPTRPFLLPHAPWPDRAATAAQPAPVPATALLGPPPEAPSGPDVAEAVEEVKRLLDQGGITQAVDLLGSILPAAAAEHGERSTVVRTLRRQYAATLMDDGQYRRALPELRRLADDYAMESGPQAARRVLRFQYDAAQCLEQLGEAVAALAEYRALLPRFEGYPDDPTTPLDIRRRIGHLLLSLGDRQAAHDTLVALLHDAERLHGPHHPLPAEVRHTLQWLGQVRA
- a CDS encoding N-6 DNA methylase, producing MQESAAEVTAAGIARLAGVGRAAVSNWRRRHPDFPQPIGGTETSPTFALGDVETWLRHQGKLAEVPLRERVWQQLSGDPAGAVAALRTAGAVLLLVHDRPTTWLELAALTDLKLAEELPTALEAVLAARLGERHPVTVPGPAELAVSSALLRGAAELAAGRSAAQVYEFLLGRHLDANPRQYTLTPAGPAELMAALALGLPQGAAQDPADRPRPHTVLDPACGTGGLLHAAVTTGTPAPAGFHGQEADPELAALTALRLALHTDGRVRVRAGDSLRADAFTDSAADAVLCHPPFNERNWGHEELAYDPRWEYGFPARTESELAWVQHALARLRPGGTAVLLMPPAVASRRSGRRIRADLLRRGALRAVIALPAGAAPPYGIPLHLWVLRRPGAQQSPTPHVLLVDTAGAGGPAPAGREKLPWQAVRTAALEAWADFDRHGTVAERPGRCRSLPVIDLLDDDVDLAPARHLPPPAAGGGAAELADVHDRLTLALRRAGDLAPALPGEPADPARWPATTVGELARAGALVLRAGGPGAVPEPGADAPPVLTDYDVKAGGAPSGTLPEGPAEEPVLVEAGDVVVPVLGDVTAARVVDEATAGAALGRGLFLLRPDPAALDAWFLAGFLRGSANQRQASSYASTATRLDVRRLQVPRLPLADQRRYGARFRELAAFEEALRLTERLGERLVQGLYDGLTDGTVRPE
- a CDS encoding DUF6479 family protein, with the protein product MRIEYSVLAAPHWAGGIIQFIVGIVVVALLIVAVVKGFRKRDQEPPPTSAPQRRMGAWQTRQEHETGPTSPDHGPGHNDEEGTVGYVTEHRESHELHPEAEGERVLPHEVQNPGSHPEELSEERKKWNPGSSGGFGSGGPGHH
- a CDS encoding SurA N-terminal domain-containing protein, whose translation is MIRRRTALSVSAVALLAAAPALTACGSTAHPGAAAVVGKDRITVAQLQARVAEVREAQRSSPQGQQAAANSARLGQDTLVRLIQYRIVEKAGKDNDITVSRRELQEQRAQVERSNGGAEAVRDRFLALGIAPDQIERALTVELVRSKLDARFGTERTNQLLMRTSDALNVDVNPRYGTWDSKRGTAQPAKEPWLRAAAPVAERPA